The Candidatus Methylomirabilis tolerans genomic sequence TCGGAGGCATAAGGTCATCTACAAATTCCTCGGATCAGCACAACGGCGATTGCGCCCTTGCCATATTGTTGCGTCAGGTGGGGCATGTGGACGAATTTGGAAAGAAATCCGATAGAAATTATGCAACCGATATCATACCAAAAACAACAGAGTCAAGTCATTCCGTGTGTCGGCTCGCACCCACGCATAGGTATTCAGATTGATCCCTTTCCCGGGGGATCCGGAGAGCCCACCTTGACAGCCGTTCCCGTATATATCACTTTCGTGGCCGTCCACGTGACAGCGGGGAAGACGAGGAATTTTTTCGGATCTGTAAACTCAAAACTTTCTGTAGCCATATTCAGACCAATAATTGCATTAGCCCCCATTTGGTACGCTTGCTTGATCAGACTGTGCATCGCCTCCCGGTCGGCCAGTTTCTGCTCCTCATCGTTCGCCGCAGGTATGTGCGACGTTCCCATGATGGAACCCAGCACCTGTTCCGTTACCCGTCCCGAGATGGAATCCGAGGTAACTATAGTGATCCGATTCTGATAAATCTGGATCTCCTTATCCAGATTGATTCTTCTCCTCTTCATTCGATACGTGTGGAGAAAGGGCCACGCTAAACCAAATAAAGTTATCACGACAAAGATCACAGCGAATACAGGGGCCATTTGTCTCTCCTATGATTCCTCCCCCCACGACCCGGCGTTCCGCCACCGCGGGCACAGCCCGGCCTGCAAGGGTCCAGCCGTCAAAATGGCGTTGCGTCCACTACGCAGGTACTGCTCGATACGCGAAGAACGAAGGGCTAAATCGTACGTGCCGGAACCGCCTATCCTTTGCCCGTTCCGATCTCATGTGCTCACCGGGTGACTCTTGCGCCGTGGCCTCATACGCCGGTTAGCGAGTGCGCAGAGAAACTGCCTGCGTGTCGCCGTGCGGCAGCCGTGGGCGGCTTACGCGCCCTGTATAATGACAACGTGCCGAATAGCGTCGCAAACCGAGCTGTTTCCGATACGTCCTCAAACCCGGCGTCTCGGAAGAGTGTAGGTAGACGCCCTTTCACGTTGTCAACAGTCCTGGCGAAACTGTCGCCGAGCTGCACAGAAAAAACCAATGCGCGCATCAGCAGGTTGTGAGGTCGTCCCCAGTCGGCGACGTGTAGCTCCCCCCCCGGACGCAGGACGCGAAAGATCTCCTTCAACGTTCTGACCTTTTCGGATCGTGTCAGATGATGCAACATCAGGCTTGAAAGGACTCGGTCGAACGCCCCATCGGCAAACGGAATATCAAAACAGAATGCCTGAACCAGCGTGATTTCCTCGACCTGCCTGCGAGCCTTCGACCTCGCAATGTCCAGGATGTTCATATCACCATCCAGGCCGATAGCCAACAGAGATGGTGCCCTGTGCCTCGCCGATAGGAGCAGCGTTCCCGTGCCGCACCCCACGTCCAGAATCCGAGACGCTTCGCCGATGGCTGCTTCATCCAGGAGACGACTTTTGAAGCTCCTCTCGCGCGTGGTCAGGCGAACGAGGGGATCATAGAGCGGGGTGAGGGAATCCCAGCCGAGCGCCGGGACATACCCTGCCTTCTTAGGACCCATTCCCCCTCCACGTCTACTCACTGCAATACGCTGCCGCGCATAGCGCTGTGACCGATGTGGTCGAGGCGATGAAACGTTACGCATCAATGTCAGACGCAAGTCACTTGCAATATCAAGGCGAACGTGAGGGATTGTCAAGCGCTTTCTCTGGTCGAAAATAGAGATTGCCAGCGCACTCGTTCATTTGCCCGCTGTTGCGAGTATCGCGCAGGGTGCGCGGCAATCCGACACGCCGTGCCATTGCGAGCCGTAGGTGGAGTAATCTCCTTAGCTGAGATTCCTTCGGGTCCCTCGGAATGCCGCTCCTGGTCAGATTGCTTCGCCGCGCTCACAATGGCACGGCGGAATTTCTATTCTTGGGGGTTGCGGATTTGGTTGTGAAACGGTAAAATTTCGTGTAGCATAAAATGGGTTTTGCCCAAGCATAGCAACAGGGTAAGAGGCGAAGTATTTTTGGAGGAAGCTTGTCGCGATGACAAATAGGATTAACAGTATTATAGCTGACATCTCGTCCCAGAACACTGACCAGTTAAAGGCCGCTCTAGCGGAGGTTTCAACGCTTTCCGACCTTTCTTCCGAAGAGAAGCGGGAGTTGGCGGCGGCGCTTTCCACCACCTTCTATCGCGACCACGCCGGCGATGAGGAGCTGGCTCGACTGATTGATCAAAGCGAGTCGGTCCTGGCCTCCCTGGGTCCGGAGGTCGCCGAATGGATGATCGAGCAACTCGTTGAGGCTGATGCGGAATCGGCGGAGCATTTCGCCGGCGCCTTGGGGCAGATCGGCGCGCCTGTCGTGGACCTGCTTCGTTCGTGGTTCGATACGAGCCGAAGCGACGACTACGCCCGGATCAACCTCTTGTTGGCAGCGGGGCGTTTCACTGATCCGGCTATTGCCAGGATCCTGCCGGAGGCTTTGAGGTGTACGGAATCTACCAACAAACAGGTGAAGTCCGCGGCCTTCTACTGCGTGGGGAGGATCTTCAAACGTATTCCCTCTGAAGTGGTCGGCGACGCGGATCGATCGATGCTGTTCGACACGCTGTTTGCCGGTCTCTCAGATCCGTCCCCCCTTGTCCGTAGGCACGCGGTGCGCGCTATAGGTAAAGGGGTTCGCAACTCCTATTTCGCGCCGGAGCAGGTAGAGAAAAGTCACAACGCCTTCCGGGCCATCCTCGGGATGGATCACTTCGATTGGGATGACGCCTTTATTGTCCGCAGCGAAGCCGAATATCAGCTACATTACTGCCAGCACGGCCTGGCTGAGAAGGAGACCACGCTCAGGGGCAAATACCACCAGGATTTTTCGATCCTCGAAAAGCGGGAACTGTGCCCCAACACCTACTACTTCAAGGTGAACGCACCGCTTCTGGCTAAGAAGATACAAGCCGGACAGTTCATCATCATGCGTCCCAATTACGACAGCGAGCGCATTCCGCTCTCCATCGCCGGATGGGACAGAGAGAAGGGATACATCGAGATCGTCATCATGGCTGCGGGCAGGACGTCCACTGAAGCTACGCAGAAGAGCGTGGGCGACAGCTTTCATGACGTTGTCGGGCCGCTGGGTCAACGTTCCCACGTCGCCAAATACGAGGGCGCCTGTGTGGTGCTCGGAGGCGGCTACGGCACCGGCGCCGTCATCCCCACGGCGCGGGATTTGAGGGCGCTTGGCAACAAGGTCTACGGCGTGGTGGGCGCCCGCACGAAGGACCTGTTAATCCTGGTTGACGAGCTCAAAGCGGTGTGCGATGAGGTGTTCGTCACCACCAATGACGGCTCGGTCGGGATTCAAGGTTTTGTCACCCATGCACTGGAACAGATTATGGCGCAGGAGAAGGTGTCCATGGCATTGGCGGTCGGTCCCGTGCCGATGATGATGGCCGTTGCGAAGATGACAGAGGGAAAAGGGGTCGAGACGTGGGTGTCGTTGAATGCCATCATGGTGGACGGCACCGGCATGTGTGGCGCCTGCCGGGTCACAGTGGGCGGAAAGACCAGATTCGCCTGCTACCATGGACCCGATTTCAACGCCCACCAAGTGAACTTCGATGAGCTGATAAAGCGCCAGCGGATGTTTGTCGAGCAAGAAAAGATCGCCTTCGAGGCGATGCAGCGATAAGGGAGAGGCGTCGAGATGGCAGAAATACGCAAGGGACTCAGTGCAAAGGAGCGGATGCAGAAGCCACGCAACCACATGCCGCTACATGAGGCAGGGTTGCGCATTCTTAGCTGGGAGGAGGTGCCCATCGGCTACTCGATGGAGCAGGCCCAGGACGAAGCCATACGGTGCATTCAGTGTAAGAAGCCTGAATGCGTACCCGCGTGTCCTGTAGGCATCAACATCCCCGCCTTCATTAAGCTTGTCGAGGAGGGGGACGTCGCCGGCGCGGCCAAGAAGATTCGTGAAACCAACTTTCTTCCCGCCGCCTGCGGCCGTGTCTGTCCCCAGGATAAGCAGTGCGAGGCGGTCTGCGTGGTGGGCAAGAAGAACGATCCGGTTGGCATCGGCAATCTGGAGCGGTTTGTGGCGGACTACGAGCGTGAGCACAAGCTGGACCGTATTCCGGAGATGCCGCCTTCGACCGGTAAGCGAGTCGCCGTCATCGGGTCCGGACCGGCAGGGATGACCGCCGCTTATGAGCTTCGCTCTCGCGGCCATGAGGTAACGGTCTTCGAGGCGTTCCACCGTGGCGGGGGGGTCATGGTTTACGGTATCCCGCGATTCCGTCTGCCGCTCGAGGTCATCGACGAAGATCTGAAACTGCT encodes the following:
- a CDS encoding YbjQ family protein — protein: MAPVFAVIFVVITLFGLAWPFLHTYRMKRRRINLDKEIQIYQNRITIVTSDSISGRVTEQVLGSIMGTSHIPAANDEEQKLADREAMHSLIKQAYQMGANAIIGLNMATESFEFTDPKKFLVFPAVTWTATKVIYTGTAVKVGSPDPPGKGSI
- a CDS encoding methyltransferase domain-containing protein gives rise to the protein MGPKKAGYVPALGWDSLTPLYDPLVRLTTRERSFKSRLLDEAAIGEASRILDVGCGTGTLLLSARHRAPSLLAIGLDGDMNILDIARSKARRQVEEITLVQAFCFDIPFADGAFDRVLSSLMLHHLTRSEKVRTLKEIFRVLRPGGELHVADWGRPHNLLMRALVFSVQLGDSFARTVDNVKGRLPTLFRDAGFEDVSETARFATLFGTLSLYRARKPPTAAARRHAGSFSAHSLTGV
- a CDS encoding sulfide/dihydroorotate dehydrogenase-like FAD/NAD-binding protein codes for the protein MDHFDWDDAFIVRSEAEYQLHYCQHGLAEKETTLRGKYHQDFSILEKRELCPNTYYFKVNAPLLAKKIQAGQFIIMRPNYDSERIPLSIAGWDREKGYIEIVIMAAGRTSTEATQKSVGDSFHDVVGPLGQRSHVAKYEGACVVLGGGYGTGAVIPTARDLRALGNKVYGVVGARTKDLLILVDELKAVCDEVFVTTNDGSVGIQGFVTHALEQIMAQEKVSMALAVGPVPMMMAVAKMTEGKGVETWVSLNAIMVDGTGMCGACRVTVGGKTRFACYHGPDFNAHQVNFDELIKRQRMFVEQEKIAFEAMQR